One segment of Rhodopirellula baltica SH 1 DNA contains the following:
- a CDS encoding 3-hydroxyacyl-ACP dehydratase FabZ family protein: protein MAFDTGMNTPNDSTETRQLGPKDIEAKIPHRAPMLLLDEVVEITENTLHARKTFSADEFFVQGHFPDYPLVPGVIQCECCLQAGAILLSEHTPAVGEFVPVATRMDSVKFKNMVRPGDTVDIHVTLKEQLSNAFFLSGKMLLNGKVTTRLEFACSITQTQPTGSSDSDATS, encoded by the coding sequence ATGGCGTTTGATACGGGGATGAACACACCCAACGACTCCACCGAAACTCGGCAACTTGGCCCAAAAGACATTGAGGCCAAAATTCCCCACCGCGCTCCCATGCTGTTGCTGGATGAAGTGGTGGAGATCACCGAGAACACGCTGCACGCCCGCAAAACGTTCTCCGCAGACGAGTTCTTTGTGCAGGGGCACTTTCCCGATTACCCATTGGTTCCCGGCGTGATTCAGTGCGAATGCTGCCTGCAAGCCGGAGCGATCCTGCTGTCCGAACACACGCCCGCTGTGGGTGAGTTTGTGCCCGTGGCAACTCGAATGGACAGCGTGAAGTTCAAAAACATGGTGCGGCCGGGCGACACAGTCGACATTCATGTGACGCTCAAAGAACAACTTTCCAACGCTTTTTTCCTCTCCGGCAAAATGCTGCTCAACGGGAAGGTCACCACTCGGCTCGAATTCGCATGCAGCATCACCCAGACTCAACCAACCGGTTCCTCTGACTCGGATGCAACATCGTGA
- a CDS encoding enoyl-ACP reductase: protein MSTEPTPAMDFLGMSGKTFLVMGVANKKSVAFAIAKQIEQAGGEVIYAVRSEARRDSLSKLLADRRLIVCDVEQQEDIEAMAAELQRDNVTLAGVVHSIAFADYSDGIRPFHETTRRQFLQAIDISAFSLVAVCNAIKDQLANDASVVTIGISTTRMASESYGFMAPIKAALESSLAFLTKSFSRFSQVRFNAVAAGLLKTSASAGIPGYVDSYLYAEKVIPRGEAVSTNEVASTAAFLLSSRSSGITAQSIVVDAGMSINYFDADVVGAVTNASVD, encoded by the coding sequence GTGAGCACGGAACCAACTCCGGCGATGGATTTCTTAGGGATGTCTGGCAAGACATTCCTGGTCATGGGTGTCGCCAACAAGAAAAGCGTTGCCTTCGCCATCGCCAAGCAAATCGAGCAGGCCGGCGGAGAGGTCATCTATGCCGTTCGCAGTGAAGCTCGTCGAGATAGCTTGTCCAAATTGTTGGCCGACCGCCGGTTGATCGTTTGCGACGTTGAACAACAAGAGGACATCGAAGCGATGGCCGCTGAACTTCAACGAGACAACGTGACGCTCGCCGGTGTTGTCCACTCGATTGCCTTTGCGGATTACAGCGATGGCATCCGTCCGTTCCACGAAACCACCCGCCGTCAGTTCCTTCAAGCGATCGACATCTCGGCGTTCTCATTGGTCGCAGTTTGCAATGCCATCAAAGATCAGCTCGCCAACGATGCCAGCGTCGTCACGATTGGGATCAGCACCACGCGGATGGCCAGCGAAAGCTACGGCTTCATGGCGCCGATCAAAGCCGCCCTGGAATCGTCTTTGGCATTTCTCACCAAGTCGTTCAGCCGATTCAGCCAAGTGCGTTTCAACGCCGTCGCGGCTGGGCTGCTGAAAACGAGTGCTTCGGCGGGGATCCCTGGTTACGTCGATTCCTACCTGTACGCAGAAAAAGTCATCCCACGCGGGGAAGCAGTTTCCACGAACGAGGTCGCGTCAACGGCAGCCTTTTTACTGTCGTCACGCAGCAGTGGAATCACAGCCCAATCGATCGTGGTCGATGCCGGCATGTCCATCAACTATTTTGATGCCGACGTAGTCGGAGCGGTCACCAACGCATCGGTCGACTGA
- the ilvE gene encoding branched-chain-amino-acid transaminase, with amino-acid sequence MTQAIYINGEYFSREDAKISVYDHGLLYGDGVFEGMRIYSGKVFALEDHMTRLYESARAIMLDIPIAIDALTTAVNETVAKNGLTEGYIRLVVTRGGNQLGLNPFSCEDPQVIIIADTISLYPEKFYTEGLELITASTIRNHPAALSPRVKSLNYLNNIMAKIEAIRAGCIEAVMLNTKGEVAECTGDNIFIVRGGRLITPPIDAGILEGITRNTVIDLARENGIEVAEEAMTRHDIFVADECFLTGSAAEVIPAVKLDGRVIGDGKPGPMTQKLNAAFRAFVAR; translated from the coding sequence ATGACCCAAGCCATCTACATCAACGGTGAATACTTCTCACGCGAAGACGCCAAGATCAGTGTCTACGATCACGGACTGCTGTACGGCGACGGCGTGTTCGAAGGGATGCGGATCTACTCGGGCAAAGTGTTCGCACTCGAAGACCACATGACACGGCTCTACGAAAGCGCTCGTGCGATCATGCTGGACATTCCCATCGCAATCGATGCTTTGACGACTGCAGTGAACGAAACCGTTGCAAAAAATGGTTTGACAGAAGGCTACATTCGCTTGGTCGTCACCCGTGGTGGCAACCAATTGGGGCTCAACCCGTTCTCGTGTGAAGATCCCCAAGTGATCATCATCGCGGATACGATCTCGTTGTACCCTGAGAAGTTCTACACCGAAGGTTTGGAACTGATCACCGCGTCGACGATCCGCAACCATCCCGCCGCGCTCAGCCCCCGCGTGAAGTCGTTGAACTACCTCAACAACATCATGGCGAAGATCGAAGCCATTCGCGCCGGGTGCATTGAAGCGGTGATGCTGAACACCAAAGGCGAAGTTGCCGAGTGCACCGGCGACAACATTTTCATCGTCCGTGGCGGCCGGTTGATCACCCCACCAATCGATGCAGGAATCCTTGAAGGGATCACGCGTAACACCGTGATTGATCTCGCTCGCGAAAATGGGATCGAAGTGGCCGAGGAAGCCATGACCCGTCACGACATCTTTGTCGCCGATGAATGCTTCCTAACCGGCAGTGCCGCCGAAGTCATCCCCGCGGTCAAACTCGATGGGCGAGTCATTGGCGATGGCAAACCCGGCCCAATGACTCAAAAGCTCAACGCGGCCTTCCGTGCATTTGTGGCTCGTTAG
- a CDS encoding DUF1499 domain-containing protein — protein sequence MTGAAIAGVVTLAIVARVATLVDDWGRDWTTNHAKWDDSATDPQMRPMRLHQRIADVRADLERWVETESIWQIESMTADPMDTLATDQTQSIHLTRRTKWLRFVDDVHVRLTEDVSSSGDVFTRVDAESQSRVGKGDLGQNPRNLKHLRDAFSAA from the coding sequence ATGACAGGAGCGGCAATCGCTGGGGTGGTAACGTTGGCGATTGTCGCACGTGTGGCGACTCTCGTCGACGATTGGGGACGAGATTGGACGACCAATCATGCCAAGTGGGATGATTCCGCCACGGACCCGCAAATGAGACCGATGCGATTGCATCAACGTATCGCTGACGTACGGGCCGATTTGGAGCGATGGGTGGAGACCGAATCCATTTGGCAAATTGAGTCGATGACCGCTGACCCAATGGACACATTGGCGACCGATCAAACGCAATCGATTCACTTGACCCGCCGGACGAAGTGGCTGCGGTTTGTCGATGACGTCCACGTGCGTTTGACGGAGGACGTTTCGTCCTCCGGTGACGTTTTCACTCGCGTCGATGCGGAAAGTCAGTCTCGGGTCGGCAAAGGGGATCTCGGTCAAAACCCCCGCAACCTCAAGCATCTCCGCGACGCGTTTTCAGCAGCGTGA
- a CDS encoding replication-associated recombination protein A, protein MDLFADQEADHLFAAQPLAARMRPKKLSEFVGQQHILGEGKLLRRLIASGRVGSILLHGPPGTGKTTLAHLIASEQNSELITLNAISSGVKDVREVLAKARDRVSAGDPRPLLFIDEIHRFNKSQQDALLADVESGIISLIGATTSNPYFAVNAALISRSQLFGLEPVSVEDMRSLLKRAITDRECGLGNQNVTIDEDAIDYLSSASDGDARKALTALEVAVHSHENPKASITRDDVAESMTSRIAGYDATGDDHYDLASALIKSIRGSDVDASLYWLARMLEGGEDIRFLCRRLVILASEDIGNADPQALIIAVSAMQACEMIGLPEAQLTLSQTVAYLSLAPKSNATTSAISAARRDVRDRQVIPVPKMLRCGHYTGAEELGHGDGYKSAHNTEEGVAKLDYLGVDRRYYKPVERGFESELASRLQKIRDQLGRETE, encoded by the coding sequence ATGGATCTATTTGCCGATCAAGAAGCTGACCATTTGTTTGCTGCCCAGCCCTTGGCCGCGCGAATGCGTCCCAAGAAGCTATCGGAGTTCGTCGGCCAACAACACATCCTAGGCGAAGGGAAACTGCTTCGGCGATTGATCGCCAGTGGTCGCGTTGGCTCGATCCTGCTGCACGGCCCACCGGGAACCGGCAAGACCACGCTGGCTCACCTGATCGCGTCAGAGCAGAACAGCGAGCTGATCACTCTCAATGCCATCAGCAGCGGTGTGAAAGACGTTCGCGAAGTGCTGGCCAAAGCACGCGACCGCGTGTCGGCGGGCGACCCAAGGCCACTGCTTTTCATTGATGAGATTCATCGATTCAACAAATCTCAGCAAGACGCACTGCTCGCCGATGTGGAATCGGGCATCATCTCTCTGATCGGTGCCACAACCAGCAATCCATACTTCGCCGTCAATGCCGCGCTCATCAGTCGAAGCCAATTGTTCGGCTTAGAACCTGTTTCGGTCGAAGACATGCGCAGCCTGCTGAAACGGGCGATCACCGACCGAGAATGTGGCCTGGGAAATCAGAATGTGACCATCGACGAAGACGCGATCGACTATCTCTCATCTGCTTCGGATGGAGACGCTCGCAAAGCTCTCACGGCACTGGAAGTGGCAGTGCACAGCCATGAGAATCCAAAAGCATCGATCACGCGAGACGATGTTGCCGAATCCATGACCAGTCGCATCGCTGGTTACGATGCCACCGGCGATGATCACTATGATTTGGCCAGCGCACTGATCAAAAGCATTCGAGGCAGCGATGTGGACGCGTCCTTGTACTGGCTCGCCCGGATGCTGGAGGGCGGTGAAGACATTCGCTTCCTTTGCAGGCGATTGGTGATTTTGGCCAGCGAGGACATTGGCAACGCGGACCCGCAGGCGTTGATCATCGCGGTCAGCGCCATGCAAGCTTGCGAGATGATCGGACTTCCCGAAGCTCAACTCACGTTAAGCCAAACGGTGGCCTACCTCAGCCTTGCTCCCAAGAGCAACGCGACGACTTCCGCGATCAGCGCCGCCCGTCGGGACGTTCGAGATCGCCAGGTCATTCCCGTTCCCAAGATGCTTCGTTGCGGACACTACACCGGCGCCGAAGAACTTGGTCATGGCGACGGTTACAAGTCCGCGCACAACACCGAGGAGGGCGTGGCCAAGCTGGATTACTTGGGCGTCGACCGCCGCTACTACAAACCGGTCGAGCGAGGATTCGAATCAGAACTCGCCTCGCGGCTGCAAAAAATTCGCGATCAGTTAGGCAGAGAGACCGAGTGA
- a CDS encoding TlpA family protein disulfide reductase: MIQAQIAVVMGTLPKTIGACVFAILLTQIVGGCTRQPSAESTDPASGAPSLETNDGQSEETDQTSDDDLLLVGDSSAASTPESPATSNNTNGEVAAQPVVDDPAVIDVPQSVASQLDGRRKQLANDLKPEQLRTFLSEADIEMRMITSGQSGIEDSATAFSELKRIATWKREASRRLIEHADATEKEKAIGRRGELQSLSHLASLGDLKAAESLQLLAESLQEDSDPEVRSDSQLVLIGFAIEDLRNGKSDAPSRVVSQIDRLLQASSSPDAATLMVMGQAKDALLQFEHVEEASRVRAMILEEFVESGEAIAGESDAMGGLVDMARQIAGPSFQISEATARVQNLMETFITEANENTDPSDSAVSINDWKAAIESLADEQPDLLTTQFLAGASLEAETVGRLDLSEATYQVLDDKFASMQDDRGSEARTALQARDNREKIIGKTFDPDLPSTKGDELSMDDYRGKVVLMPFWSAAFADSLLVVDNLQKIARQYPEKVAIVGMNLDVQSTDVPAFESRNKISFPSFRSVSDPEASVANSVAYRFGVVSLLFVAVIDQEGKVAAIEFSGRDLTPVVENLLR; this comes from the coding sequence ATGATTCAAGCTCAAATTGCCGTCGTGATGGGCACGTTGCCGAAAACCATCGGAGCATGCGTCTTTGCGATCTTGTTGACCCAAATTGTTGGAGGCTGCACTCGCCAGCCTTCTGCTGAGTCGACGGATCCTGCGTCGGGGGCTCCATCTTTGGAGACCAACGATGGTCAGTCCGAGGAGACGGACCAGACGTCCGACGACGATCTATTGCTGGTCGGGGATAGCAGCGCTGCTTCAACGCCCGAGTCACCGGCCACCAGTAATAATACGAATGGCGAGGTTGCTGCGCAGCCAGTCGTCGATGACCCAGCCGTGATTGACGTGCCTCAGAGCGTTGCTTCTCAGTTGGATGGTCGCAGGAAGCAGCTCGCAAATGATTTGAAGCCCGAGCAGCTCCGGACGTTTCTCTCCGAAGCAGATATCGAGATGCGGATGATCACAAGCGGTCAGTCCGGCATCGAAGATAGTGCCACCGCTTTCAGCGAGCTAAAACGCATCGCCACGTGGAAACGTGAGGCTTCGCGTCGCTTGATCGAACACGCGGATGCAACCGAGAAGGAGAAGGCGATCGGCCGCCGAGGTGAGCTGCAATCACTTTCACACTTGGCGTCTTTGGGGGATCTGAAAGCGGCTGAGAGTTTGCAACTATTGGCGGAGTCGCTTCAAGAAGATTCCGATCCGGAAGTCCGCTCAGACAGCCAGCTTGTGTTGATCGGTTTCGCGATCGAAGACCTGCGAAACGGAAAGTCAGATGCGCCCAGTCGAGTGGTTTCTCAAATCGATCGATTGCTGCAAGCAAGTTCCTCTCCCGACGCAGCAACCTTGATGGTGATGGGGCAAGCGAAAGACGCGTTACTGCAATTCGAACATGTTGAAGAAGCCTCGCGGGTTCGCGCGATGATCCTGGAAGAATTTGTCGAGTCAGGTGAGGCAATCGCCGGCGAGTCCGATGCGATGGGGGGATTGGTGGACATGGCCCGCCAAATCGCCGGCCCAAGTTTTCAAATCAGCGAAGCGACAGCTCGCGTTCAGAATTTGATGGAAACATTCATCACCGAGGCCAACGAAAACACCGATCCATCGGACTCCGCAGTGTCAATCAACGATTGGAAGGCAGCGATTGAATCGTTGGCAGATGAGCAACCCGATCTCTTGACGACACAGTTCTTAGCGGGCGCGAGTTTGGAAGCGGAGACGGTTGGTCGTTTGGATTTGTCCGAGGCGACCTACCAAGTTTTGGATGACAAGTTTGCATCCATGCAAGACGACCGTGGAAGTGAGGCTAGGACGGCACTTCAGGCCCGCGACAATCGTGAAAAAATTATCGGCAAGACTTTTGATCCAGACCTGCCCAGCACAAAGGGCGATGAGCTGTCGATGGATGACTATCGTGGCAAAGTCGTTCTGATGCCGTTCTGGTCGGCCGCTTTTGCAGACTCTTTGTTGGTCGTCGACAATCTTCAAAAGATCGCCCGCCAGTATCCGGAGAAGGTTGCGATCGTGGGAATGAACTTGGATGTTCAGTCGACAGACGTTCCCGCGTTTGAATCTCGAAACAAAATTTCGTTTCCGAGTTTTCGGAGTGTTTCCGACCCGGAAGCGTCTGTTGCCAACTCCGTTGCATACCGTTTTGGCGTGGTTTCGTTGCTGTTTGTGGCGGTGATCGATCAAGAGGGCAAAGTGGCGGCGATCGAATTTTCTGGCCGAGATTTGACGCCGGTTGTCGAAAACCTTTTGCGTTGA